One Coffea eugenioides isolate CCC68of chromosome 2, Ceug_1.0, whole genome shotgun sequence genomic window, tgaagtAGATTATGGAAAAGTTTTAAATTGAGAGGgtttagaaaaaagaatgagaagtttagaaGCCATTGAGAGAGTTTCTGTTAAAAACCCCTTCttgaatacatatagatatagatttcTACATTTAACGTCTGTACCTTGGGTATGGTACTGTATCTAACTCCCTATCTGTACCTTGGGTATTGTACTGTATCTAACTCCCTCTCTTgcttctttgttttcttttttaccttttcttttctgCAGTAAAGTTCAAATGTTCAATATTTCAGATAAAGGTTGAACATGAGCTTAAAAATAGTAACAACTTTAATTGCATAGAACAACTAAAATTGCAATTAAACTTATggaaaataaaagtaataagcaAAATTTCATAGGTTTAATTGCATTAGTAATAAGCAAAATGACCCACTAAATACCCAAATGATGCATTATCGATGTTTAGCAAATCGACCCGAAATTAGACACCCATTCAATCTGATTCTATGTTATATTACCAAATGAAAACCgaaaaattggtcaaattaGGTGAAAAATCGCCTTCAAAATTCAAACATTGAGTTGGAATTTCTTTCACTTCAAATATGTACATAAAAATTAtaaagtaaattttatatacactgtcagtatatacactatcacaaTTGCATGAATGATACAtaaacaaattttaaattttaaattcaaattttgcacatatatcatatatctaatgatgatagtgtatacactgacagtatatataatattaatccAAATAATCATGATAACAACATATTATGCTAACTCAACATGTTGACGGTTGAAAACTTTGACTAATGCCTAGGTCACTCTATTGGATGATTTTAAAGCCTCTATCTTAACCACTAAATCAAGGTTTTTTTAGCGTTTGTAAACATGcttatataaaatattttacAGTTTTATACACATGGAACGTATTTGCTCACCCCATGATACTTTGCAAAACATGCTAAACTTTAATATTCATTgcataatattttcttttttcataacTTGAACCCACAGAGATTATCATTCTTCACTTTTTCAACTAAAGTTAAAGCTGCTTATCATTATAGTGTAAAAAAAACCTTATAAATTTGCTaaattaaaaagaaattttaaattttcaggATATAATACGCTTAACTGACTATGACATAACcaagttaaaaaaataattaacatCTTAAAATTCATACTTGAAACACTAATTGTCATATTGATATTATGGTTTCTTTAAAATGCATATAgactttgaaaaaaagaaataagagaaatATGAAAGTTTTTCTTAAGcttaaaaatacaaaagaaagtcACCGATAGCAATGTACATGGATGGCTGCCTAAACAAGGTTGGAATGAATGCGAGATTATTATCAAATTTTTAGTATCAAATGCAAAATGCACAAACCGCACGCTTGGGCTCTTCCATGCTCAGGGCAACTTAAGCAAGGGCCTGAGGCAAAAAGCCTGGTCTTATCTTATGAGTGTACTGTTGAACGAATGAGCATCTACAAGGGGCCACataaggagagagagagagaaggaaaaaaaaaaaaggcacatCCGACATCTGTTTCGGATTCTTTACCCTAAATCTAGGACCACAGTGCACTTGTCGAAAGGCTGAGGTTGTGCAAGTCTCCCACCACCCGAAACCCACGTCACCTCAATTCCGACATCGGATATTATTCCAATCCCGGATTTTGTTTTTAGGGCAAACCCCGAATCCTTCCCATGATGAAGCGGAAGAAGTGGTCGGAGCTGGAAGAGCAAACCCTCCTTACCAAATACTCTGACCTGCTCAATTCCGGCACCTTAGCCAAGCTCAAGACCAGAGAAAAGAAGTTCAAGCCCATTGCAGACCACGTCAACTCCATCCACCATCTCCGGGACCCCAACAACTTCCGATTCAAGTGGACTTGGCGTGATGTCTCCATTAAGGTCCAGAACATGCGGCACCAGTACTTGGGCGTCAAACAGAAGATTAGGATATCGGACAGCGAGTTCAATTGGGACGACGGCGAAAATCACTGGGAAAACTTCTTGAAGTATAAGGAAGTTTTCGGGGATGTTGAATTAGAAGTAAAGGGTAACGGTAATAGTCATAATAATTGCAATAACAGGAGTGATCCAATGCAGGAAGCTTCATCTGCTGGAGGCGTAGCGGAGTTTTTCGAGGAAGAGGGTGGAATGGGATTGAATTTTGGGATTGACAGTGAGGAGATGGAtgaggaggaagaagaggagGATGGGGAGTTTGGGGAAGATGTGGTGGGGGTTGGGATTAGCGATGGCGAATTGGGGGCTGAGAGAGGGGAGAGAAAGGAAATCGAGGATTCGGGTTTCGACCATCGGAGGAAATGGAAGAAGGGTTTTGATGGAAAAAGGTTTAGGATGGTGGGTGCTCAGGTGGTGGAGTTGAGGGATGTGGTGTTGAGAAGGGAAGAGAAGAGGAGGGAGAGGGAGTGGACCAGAGAGGAGGAATTGATTGAGCGGGAGCAAAACAAAAAGGAGAAGGAATTGGTGTGGGAGAGGAGGAATTTAAAAAGGGATGAAGATATGGAGATGAGGGAATTGGAGTTGGAAGAGAGGCAAATGATGTGGGAAAGGCGCGAATTGGAAAGAAGGGTCAGGTTGGAAAGAGAAATTGATGAGGAGAGGCGGAGGAGGATGAGGTTGGAGGAGAGGTGGGAGGAAGAGAAAATGGAGTGGAAGGAGAAGATGGTGGGAATGCAGCTTGAACACGAGAAGCAGATGATTCAAATGCATGCTGATTCTTGCCAGAATCAATTGCAAATGTTAGGAGTCACTGCGAGGCTCATGTGCCAGTTTCTTGGGTCTGCCAGCGATGCATTGGGTGGTGGTTTGGGAACTTTGCACCCTCAAGTTTTGCAGAATTTGCAGCATCCTGGGGGCTTGGGTGAAGGCGTGAAACCAGATGCTAATTCACCCTCTGAATTTCTGTAGAAAATTTGCCTCCATGTTCTTGTTGCTGTTGCTCGAATGAGATGCTGCATTGGTCAATTCGTTCGCGTCAATCACTTCTTTGGGATGATACTGCTGAAAGTATTGGTCTTTTCTCTTTGTGAATGGAACTTCTTTTGGTCACAGCATGAtatggtctttttttttttctcttgcaaAACGATGCAGTTGCCCTTGGCTGTTGAAATAAAATGGGAAGGGAGGCAGGCAGGATATAACTTTATCTTTGCATTTACTAGATGATTGCATTCAGGACTGCAATTGTGTGATTGGGACTGAGTCATTAGTATGGTGGTTGAAAGTCATTTTACGATTCTGAGCTAGTGGACGCGTTCATTTGCATTACCATCTAGAAATTTGGATCCAATTGGGACTAATTAGGTAAATGCTGCTGTCACCTCTTGTATACTTTTAAGAAGTTTTTGTAGCAATTTCTCGTGATCCAATTTGGCCACGATATCTGCCTTTTTAGTTAAAATTAGCAAGAATGATGTATAGAAGTATAGGAAAACTAAGGACAAGTCCATCGAGGTTTCTTCTTGAAAATCTCCACTTTTGTTTAAACCGAAACGCAAAAGGCTTAGAAGGAAATTCAAGCACTGGATGAATGCCAAAAAATTTTACTACAACCAAATAGAATGAAATGTAATTCTCGAGTTTTCCCAAGAATATTACAACCAAATCTCAAGTTGTCAACCATCTTTGATCTGATTTGATTTCATTCATGATCGAAAGATGAGTAATTCAATAATATCTACTTGTATGCTCTAATATCTGGATTGATAATTAGTTTCGAAAAAAGAGTATAAAAAGCTCGAGGAAATGACCCAAACAACGACCTACAAGAGGATTCATCGTACATTTCCCTTCATTAATTTATTTATAGTTAACTGCACCTTTTGGTTATACTTTTTGAAGGATAGACAGGCCCCACAGGCCCCCAATTTTTAGCACTTTACATCCAATTTCCAAAGGAGAATTGATCACGCCTCCCGAGTATAGGCGGCCACTAATTCGTTAGATAAGGGAAACATATCAAAAGTGACAGCAGACAAGTAGTTTGCTTTGGTCCAAatggaatttttgtttcccaCTTCATAATCAAAATCATTACGGTTAAGTGGGACGGAATCTTTAATAAAGTTGCACATATTCACATCTTCTTAATCCATCATCACCATATATGTAATGTAACTACCCCCCGGAGGGAACTTAACTCTGAGTGGGATAATTATTTAGTGAGATTCATTGGTTCATAAATTTTAAGAGAAATGGGCAACAATATTACAGGAGCAGGAGGAAGAAAGAAGGCAAAGGTAATGAAGATTTCCGGTGAAACCTTCAAACTGAAAACACCTGTATTAGCTTTCGATGTGGTTAAGGACTACCCGGGTCATGTTTTGTTGGAATCAGAAGCAGTAAAGCGACATGGGATCAGAGCAAAGCCATTGGAGCCTCAAGAAGAGTTGAAGCCCAAGAAGATATATTTTCTTGTGGAATTGCCAAAGCTGCCCGAAGAAAGAGCGCCAAGGAGAGCAAGGTCTGCTGTTCACATGAGCGCTAAGGACCGGCTCGAGTGCCTGATGTTGTCAAGAAGATCAGGCTCTGATGTTTCGGTTCAGAGACAAAATCCAGCAGGGCCTGTTCAGGTTAAGATGAGGTTGCCCAGAACCCAAGTAGAGAAGTTGGTAGGAGAAAGCAGAGATGAAACAGAGCTTGCTGAAAGAATTGTGGATCTTTGCATGAAGAATTAATTCTTCTGATCAGGAAATAAGTAGTCCTAATTCCATTACCCCGTTTAATGGAAGAA contains:
- the LOC113763176 gene encoding uncharacterized protein At1g66480-like, with translation MGNNITGAGGRKKAKVMKISGETFKLKTPVLAFDVVKDYPGHVLLESEAVKRHGIRAKPLEPQEELKPKKIYFLVELPKLPEERAPRRARSAVHMSAKDRLECLMLSRRSGSDVSVQRQNPAGPVQVKMRLPRTQVEKLVGESRDETELAERIVDLCMKN